The Microtus pennsylvanicus isolate mMicPen1 chromosome 5, mMicPen1.hap1, whole genome shotgun sequence DNA segment tcagagaaatgcaaatcaaaacaactctgagattccatcttccacctgaaagaatggccaagatcaaaatcactgatgacaacttatggtgatgaggttgtgggggaaagggaacactcctgcattgctggtgggaatgcaagctggtacagcccgtttggatgtcagtgtggcgatttctcagaaaattaggaaacaacctttctcaagacccagtaataccacttttaggtatatatccaaagaatgctcaatcgtgccacaaggacatgtgctcaactatgttcatagcagctttgtttgtcatagccagaacctggaaacaacctaaatgcccctcgatcgaagaatggataagaaaaatgtggtccatttacacagaagataaaaaaaaataatgacagcttgaattttgcaggaaaatgaatggagctagaaaacattattttgagtgaggtaacccagacacagaaagacaattatcacatgtactcactcataggtggtttttaaagccagcctacaaaccacaatcccagagaacttagacaacaatgaggacattaagagagacttacatagatataatctacatgagaagtagaaagtagaaaaagacaagatctcctgagtaaattgggagcatggagaccttgggggaagattgaagcgaggaggggagaggcagggagggaagcagagaaaaatgttgagctcaataaatatcaataaaaaaaggaattaaagctgaaagaaaaaaggcaCTTAGGTGCCGAACAGCATGCTCAGATGCCCTCCTTGGATGACCAGTCTTTAGAGTTAGTATATGATAGAAATTGACATCTATTTTTCTCAAGATACTATTGTTACATTTTCTGTATCACCAGTggctaaaatgatttttttcattgatttaaccaaataaataaaaaagtacaaaaaaagatTCATCTTATCGTGAGTCAGAACAACATCCTGAACAAATTTACAGTTTACTAAAAGAGTTGGACCTAAGTCTCATGCAGAGCGTTCATCTTCCGCTGCACCCCAAACTTGGCACCTAATAACCGTTTGTGCCTGACTCAAGTTCCTGGGAAACAGGTTCCGAGCAACCCAGAGTCCTCAGTCCCCACACAGAAATGTGCAGCGTGACTTCCTGCTTTGTTATGATATGATTGAGTACTGATTTTGGCATCTGTAACCCGCTTAGCAGATATTCAAGGGCTATTTTAGGGTCACCTGACTGCCTAAGCTTGACAGGGCAGAACAACTCTCTCTGGTTCCTGTCTCTTGCTTGCCGCAGATCATCAAGGACTTCTTGCCTTGTTCACCCTTCAAAGCCCTTCTTGCACCCGCCTCTAGGCCGCGCATCTCTGATTTGTTTGGAGACAGCTGCCCTGCTAGGAGCTTTCATAAATTTGACTAATAATCTGAATTGAGTCTGAGGGTCTTTCTTTTCCCGGTGGTTCTGAATGCTATAACAATGGAATAACCTTAATTACCTGTCCACGTGTTGTGAAACTGTAAAGTTCTTGTCTGCCATTGGTTCTAGGAAGGCTTTATAGgtgcttgggttttttgtttgttggtttgttttgttttgttttttaagtacttttatattttcccctcctTGGTCCCCCGAGAGTCTAACAATTACATTCCAGCAGGAGATGGTCACCATAATAAAGTTTACAGTCACCTCAGATGGTGAACTTAGAACTTAGTGATAAAGGCAGAAGGGAAGATGCAGTGTGCCAATAATTCTTACGTGTTAACTCTGCAGCTACAACTTAGAATACAAAAGACACCTGCTCCCCTGAAGAACTAGGAGTCAACAAACAGCTGCTTTTGCCTAGGGGGCAGAAGagtaagaagagagaaagagatgatgtTCAATAGTACAACATGGACAGGAGACTTGCAACCAGGACCAGCGATGGCAGGCTGGAGCATTATATTCCAGAGAGGTCAGATATGGGGAAGGGGCCATGTACCTGGGTGATGCTAAGATCTTCACTGTtccttttttttggatttttcgagacagggtttctccatagcttttggtgcctgtcctggaaccagctcttgtagaccaggctggccttgaactcacagagatccacctgcctcttgagtgctgggattaaaggtgtgtaccaccaccaccgcccgactatTTGTTTCTTGAGTTACCTAATATGAATGTCCCaagtgtgagagagtgtgtatatgtggacAGGGTGAGGGGACAGCTGGGAAGAGTTAtgtggtggggaggaaggagaccaGGAAGAGGGAAAGCCAAGGAGGGAGCAGAGCTGCCAGTAGAGGGATGGATGGTATTAGACAAGGTGGAATGTGCCCAAAGGAGGAGTCATCAGGGACATCATGTTGGGCTGAATTTGAGAAGGATGGGTGAGTATCAGAATCCAGCCAAGCATCAATGGCATTCCTATCAAAGATGAGGGTCTGAAGATCAAATTTAGATCCGTTATTGAGAATGCATCCCAGAGGtgagtttttatatatatttatttattatgtatacaatattctgtctgtgtgtatgcctgcaggccagaagagggcaccagacctcattacagatggttgtgagccaccatgtggttgctgggaattgaactcaggacctttggaagagcaggcaatgctcttaaccactgagccatctctccagccccgccacAGGTGAGTTGGAGGGATGGAGAGTAGGATCCTAGAAGGCCATGGGTACCGCCTCCTGATGCTTTCCGCGGTGAGACGCTGTCCCGGTGCACTGACTTGGCTGAGATGTGACTTGGACTAGGGTGTCTTCTGAAAACAAGGACTCTCAGCCCACAGAGGTAAAGCAGCTTCTTTCCTGAGCCGTATTAGTCCTATTGGGTATGATCCCTCAAAGGGAGACTCATAACTCCAAAGTACCACGTAAGCCACCTGCAGGAGAGCTGCCTGCAGCTTTGCCTCCAAGTGCCCCTCCCTCCTGTGGCCTGGCCTGAAGGCGCCCGCCGCGGTCCTCCACAACACATTTCACCAGCTGCTCCTCTTAGACCTCCGCCTCCTTCGCGGATTTTATGTAGATGTGATTTCCTAGAAGGTGATATTAGATGCTAATCATCTCTTGCATCTGAAACGCCAATCGTAAGTAAAAAATTAAGTGCTAAGGGCTTTGAAAAATTGAAATCAGTTTGCTGCAGGGTCATCAGAGGTAGAAATGAACAATGAACAGGGAGACAGAGGGCATTTCCCAGACAAGGTTTTCATCAGGGGCTTTTACTtcagaggaaaaagggaaagagcaAGGAGGCTTGGGAGGATGAGGGAGGGGCGGCTCTGTCGCTTCCTTCCTTTTAAGTACACTACGGAGGTGAGGTGGTGGCTCTTAGCAGACAGTCTTGACAAGGCCAGTGCATTCAAGAAGGTACAGCGAGGACTAATGCCACTAATCAACTTAACCACATCGAGAAGGAACTGAAACCCGAGCAGTGAATGGAGCATGCCTGGGAGggatctttattttttcttttttaatgggattatcagaagtcagaagacccaccctaaatctgggccacaccttctggtcgCAGCCCACATAAAAGGACACGAGAGAAGGAAGCCTTTggtttttgcctgcttgcctgcaCTCTCACTGAAAACCTTCATCTCCCCTGTTCCTGGGACATTGCTTTGCTGgtattagaacctacttcttcaggattccaaccCAGCTCTCTAGGACCGCCCTGGGACTCTAGCATCAAAAGCTGACGCTTTGGGTCTTGTGGACAACTACTGGATCCTTGCCTTTCCACCAGGAGACAGCCACTGCTGGACCGCtcggaccacagcctgtaagtcattctaatttaacccttcccccccccttttttttctcccatgtgtAGCTGTTTTGGCCAGGATTCGGGATACAGTTACCTTGTTTTTCCACTTCAGCTTCTAGAATGAGTATGCTACAAAAGTAAAAGCAAAGTAACTAAAAATACAGACGCATGAGCTCTCTCTCGGCCCTGTTTGTACAGAAAGTAGATGCTCCCTATTGTCTGTCGCAAGGAACGGagtaaaatacacacaaaaaagctGTCATTCCTCAAAGCACACCAAAGGGTGATCACGctgctcccttctccttcctgtaaGCTACACACTCAGGATCACTGACGTCATTCCTTCTCCCTAGTGGAGAGTGAGCTGTTGCCTCCAGCCTCTGGGGATTCCTTTGATGGCTTGAAAAGGACTAGGAGGCCCTTAGAGAAAACCTGAAACCATTATTTGTTCTTAACTCCCCAGTCCCTAGGATACACAATTTACAAACATTAGGAAGTGGTTTTCTGAGAAACGGACCCCACTGGGGAGAAGGCAGGCCCACTGTGCAGGCACCTCCAGACTCCTCAGCCTGGGTCACATTTCCCAATTCCGTCTTCATTCACAGCTCTTGCCTCAAAAGCCAAGCCATGCCTAAGGAGCAGCAAGTCATGGGTCCGCTGAGGGGTCCCCACAGCTCAACTTCTGCACCAACCACCACAATCAACATGCCTGCTGAGATCTCCACGCCGGATCACGTGATCTGGTCCACATTCAATGCACTCTTCCTGAACTTCTGCTGCCTGGGTTTCATAGCATATGCCCACTCTGTGAAGGTATTGTATGCGGACCTCAAGCTTGACTTGTTCCGATGGTACCTGGTGTGTGATCTGTGTCCGTGTGTGAGAGTTTATATGTATcgtcgtgagtgtgtgtgtgtgttggggaataTCCATGTAGTCACAAGGGAGGTGCCTGGAGATCCCTGGGTCAGGTTATCTATTGTAGCCTAGCATCTAGAAATTTTTTCCTTACTTCCTGGTTCCTGGACTGTCCCTTCATCCTCAAGACTAGGACTCTAGGCTGGGTAGAAAGTGCACAAGGAAACCGTGGGGTGACGGCCAGTGCTGGGTCTCTGAAGAGTCTTGAGTGTGTGAAAGTGGAGCATGGTCCCTGGCCCGAAAAGTAAAGGGCGCTGCTAGGAAGATGATGGGGGAACtgagtaagagcacttgtttctcagttctccagctccagggccacTGACTGACTGTCTGGTTTCCTCCAGTCCAGGGACAGGAAGATGGTGGGCGATGTGACCGGGGCAAAGGCCTACGCCTCCACTGCCAAGTGCCTGAACATCTGCGCCCTGGTCTTCAGCAGCATCATGATCATTGTCTTCATTGCTCTTTACGCCAGCAAATTTAGTTCTGGGGCCTTCTAGTCCTGCCTTGGGCTCCACTGTCTACAGCTGCCCCACACCCTGGTCTTGGGCCTGACACTTTACCCCACACATCAGCAGCTGTTAGCTCGCATCTGTTCACAGTGGAGTCAATAAAGTGCACGCATTGACAACTATGCTGTGACCCTCTGTTCCTGAACTAATCTTGAACTGAGTTCATCGTGTGTCTTTCCTGTCTGAGGCCAGCAGGGCATCCTCAGCTTGGCAGGTTTCTGGCCACCTGCAGTGGGCAATAGTTGACCAGACTTCtcgtgcggtgtgtgtgtgtgtgtgtgtgcgcgcgcgcaagcAACTCTTCCCACTTCTGACTCCATGTTCCCAGAATACCCAGAAATGATACAGAACAATGATCCAGGGAGTGTCCAATTCACTGATGTGTTACCCACGGAGGTGCCTATCCACCTTCTAGCCAGACAACTGCATCTCAGGTTCTAAAAGAACTGCAGAGCTGAGGCTCCGGGCTCCTCCTCTGAGGCCAGCTGTAACGCTTTGGGTTCTGTGAAGGAAGCTCATCACCTCTTACCCTTCTCACTTCTGGCTTCCAGCAACAACACAAGCGCTTACTTCCGATTCCAGAGTGAGCTCTTTAGGATGAAGGCCAGGTTACCTGATTTGCTGATCAGCAGGCAGCAAACCCAAAGGAAACTCTGCAAGCTTCTGGGAAGTTTGGATACCCTAGCTCCCCTAACCTGGGCTGTGCAGTAGTGGGCTTGTGCAGAGggcccttccaccctccctcatGGCTCTTGCCATAATCAGAAGCAGGTGTGATGGCGGCCACATCCACACCTGCACCTCAAGTTTGCCAGTCCCCAGAGCGGTCCTGCGGGTTCATCTCAGGTGGCCTTCTCAAGAGCACTTGCTTCCAGTCACCAAGGTTAGTCCCTCAGAGTCCACCCAGCCTCCAGCCTGttcacgccccccccccccatgtctgcAGAACTTGCTCCCACACCCAGGAATTCCTTCCCTCCTAAACCGCCATGGTGGGTTTGAATGTACCGGGAATTCTTAGAGTAGCACAAGGGTCTGGGGGTCCCTTGGTGCCAAGGTGGGAAGTGCTACAGTGGGCTCAACCAGGGAGCAAGCCAGCTGTTGACCAAAGGGGGTGAGGGATGCTTGGGTACAGAGTGACAGAGACCCTTACCTGTCCAGGACCCAAAGTTCCACCCCTGATTAGCAGAGTAAATTCACCCAGCAGGAGAGTATAACCGCGGATGAGGGATCTAGGTACCCGGCCCTCCCTTCCTTGAGGCCCAGCAGAGGAAAAGCCGAGGGCAGACTTCAGAAGTGTGGATACTCACCACCCTCTGCACTTAAGAGCTCTGTTTCCTAGGCCAGGCATCCCCCAGTACTTTTTTATGCCCCAGAAATTTCCCGTTCCTGAATGTTGGCTTTATGGGAAATACCTAGGTACTGAGGGGAAGCAATTAAATAACTGAAGGTCGAATTATACCacaacaggaagaggaaagggtctgCATCCCCTGGCATAGCGGCCCCTCAGGGCTGATGCTGGTTAACAGGCTCCACACAGCCACGCCCAGAGCACCCCTAAACCCGCACCCCCTGAGGGGCCTCTCCTGGGCTGATCTGCCGCAGAtaagaactgagaagcttctgctcCTTGTAAGTCGGGGAAAGGAGCTCACCATCGGGATGTTTCTGGTTGACTGAAGAGGGTCTATGCTGGGAAACTGGAAAATTCCAGTTACTTGGCTAAGCCTGAGAGTTCCTGGAAGGCAGATGTTGTCTTGACAGCTGTGAAACAAACATCGTTGAAGTGAAGCCTGCAGATGTCCATATGGGGAACTCTGCCCCATGGGACCAGTGAGAGCTGTCTTCAGACCGGCTGCAGAGATGTctccgtggttaagagcgcttgttgctcttccaaaagacccatgttcaattcccaatcctacatggcagctaacaaccatctgtaactccagttctaggggatccaacaccctcttctggccttcctgggCACCAAgcaggcacatggtacacagacatacagtgcacacaaaacatccatacatgtaagataaaaataaataaatttaaatactcttttatttatttatttatttttgagacagggtttctctgtgtagcttcagaCCTGTCCTagcattcactctgtagaccaggctggccttgaactcacagagatctgcctgccaagtgctgggattaaaggcatgtgccccactgcccagctaactactcatttcttaaaagaatcaaaataagaAGCCAagtgtggttgtgcatgcctttaatccagcactgagaaggcagaaacaggtggaactctgagttcaaagtcagcctgatctacatgaaGAGTTCTGTGACAGCCAGGATTATATAGAGAAGTCCTGtttcaaagacaaaaaggaagaaggaagggagggagggaagaagggagggagggaaggagggagggaaagaaagaaaggaagggagataaGTTCTTTTGTGGTGAAGGGCACAACAAGTCATTTGCCAGTTTTATCAATTCAGTAACTTCACAAGGAGCTGATGTTCCAAATTTCAGTGCATGGCAGGATGGATAGAGGATGAACAGACCCCTTGAAAGCTGGGGAGGGCTCTGCTCTGGCCCCCACCATCTTCACGAGGAAGGAGAATCAGAGGATGCCATCCTAGTGAGATGAAAGCCCAGGAATAGGCCATTCTGGGGGTAGcaaagtccaaggttctccccagATGTCTTTCATTCTTGGAAAGTTGACTGGCAAGGGATCAAAAATCTAGAGAAAAGAGGTAACCACAGAACAGGTTGAGTGGCAAGAGCCTCAAGCATAAGCCAGTGGCTATATGCCTTCCACCGCCCCTTCCACCACCCTCACCAGACTCTACCAGTTGAGG contains these protein-coding regions:
- the LOC142851021 gene encoding interferon-induced transmembrane protein 1-like; protein product: MPKEQQVMGPLRGPHSSTSAPTTTINMPAEISTPDHVIWSTFNALFLNFCCLGFIAYAHSVKSRDRKMVGDVTGAKAYASTAKCLNICALVFSSIMIIVFIALYASKFSSGAF